A segment of the Populus alba chromosome 9, ASM523922v2, whole genome shotgun sequence genome:
ttaacaaatatttgttttgtcaTACATATGTTGTCgaatagaatattttttctttttttttcttccttaaaaaaataataaggattgaATGATAATACACACACATTTATGATGAAATTATTATCTTGCTTTTTTATGTATGTTGATATTAACTATACGATGGTGCAAATAATCTATTTGACATATGATTggtttacttatttattttattattaaatatatttaaaaaataattacaaattttTCTAACATGATTTTGATGAGTTAATAAATTGctcttttaaatttagttaaaaaaatgaatgatcaTTATAAACTAAAGTAAATTCTTAATATTCCAAAATTACAAATTTGATGGCAATACATTTCAGTAATACAATAGACTTATTCATTGCATTAAaagaaatgatgtttttattatacACTACCTCATAATTCATTACaatagtgttttgtttttacctttgttttttttttatttattgaatgttaagctttataatttattgtattttgctTTCTATGTAGTTATCGCAATCTTGTAACTCGTGTTAAAGGTTTAGTAGATTAACCTCGTTAACTtgttatttttccttctttttttaattggtatttttttttttcaatttcgtccttcaacattaggttgattaggaattaagtttcatgatttattttggtttgtgttCCATGAAGCTATCTTAGTCTTATGACCTAAGTCACAAGTTTTGTAAGTTAACCCAAGTTGCATTGGTTCATCTTATTATgtcattttttagattatttcaaattcatctttcaacaatgagttgattatgaattgagcttttattttgatttgttgtatatcaggttatctcaatctcatatctcgagttgcgagtttgacatgttaactaaGCTTGACTCAAGTCgttttttggtttgctttatgtGAGTTTATCTTGGTTTCATGATTCGAATTATGAGTTTGGTGAGTTAACTTAAGTTGACCTGAATAGTTTTTTTGTGtcctattttttaattgatttttttttaatttcataattcaacattggattaattgaaaatcagacttcataatttgtttcaatttaatttttatgaggttGTCTTAGTCTCATAATCTGGGTCATAAGTTTCGCAGgttaaatcaggttaactctagtaattttttatcttttttgttaattgatattttttttaatttcattcttcaacattatgttgattgaaaattgagtttcttaatttgttttgatttattttatatagagtGAGGTTATCATGGTTTTATAACTCAAAGTCATGAATTTAGCAAGTTCATCCGAGTTgaccaaaatcaatttaatatgttgtcgattcaatttttttttagaaaaataatattattttagattttttaagtcaaattatatttttattaatcatttaaattatatttggatTTATTAAATGTATTgcgtaacattttttttttctattaaataaaataatagcaatATCTTAGATATTTTCTTcacgttgaaaaaaaaaatattgaccaaTAATCTAGCCCATATCAACCACTAATTGTCTTTTATCAATGGATAAGTTGTCACCACCAAACACAATTCCAAAATCTCCTATCCTAATTCTATTTTATCGTATCAAAGCACTAATGAAGAATCACTACCTAAAGGACAAATGACCAAACATGTCCTTCggttttagaaaaagaaaagaaaactgcCAAGTGCCAAGCACTcgaagtaaaaaaaagaaaaacagaaagcaGAAAAAATGGAGATAGACATGAAAGCTGAGTCAAATGTAAATCCTCCACGTCACAGTTCAGAAACAACGTAAGGGAAGCGAAATAGTTGTAGTTCGCTTGCTCCCCCTTCCTGTCTTTCTGGTGTGGTGTTCTGTCGTGGTAGAATAGTGAGGATGCAGCGAGTGTTTGGTGCGGCCGCGAGGAGGTCTCTGTCTCTTTTAaatacaaacaagaaaaaactcccacagcctcctcctccttctgCCTCTTCTTTCTCCACCGCTTCTACCTCTTTTCTCTTCGATGATACTCAACTCCAGGTCTTCTTCTGCTCTTtcttaattattgttgttgttatttatttgcttCTCTGCTTGCTAAATGATctgttatttctttcttttccacaGTTTAAAGAAAGTGTTTCTCAATTTGCTCAAGAAAACATAGCGCCTCATGCCTCCACAATAGACCAATCAAATTATTTCCCCAAGGTGATTTAAATAAAGGGTTTCTTTTTGTTGAgaattattcaatcaatttgatTCATCTCCTCCTAATTTCTCTAGGAAGTCAACTTATGGAAACTCATGGGAGACTTTAATCTACATGGGATTACTGCACcaggttagggtttagggtcaGCAATGTTTATTTCTTCTTCCTAGAAACCTCttaattttcctttcctttcctttcctttccttatgcCTTCGTAGAGGAATATGGTGGACTTGGTCTTGGTTACTTATACCACTGCGTAGCAATGGAAGAAATTAGTCGTGCTTCAGGATCTGTTGGCCTTTCTTATGGTGCCCATTCTAACCTCTGCATCAATCAGTTGGTAAACTAGACAAATCCCTTTTTTCATAGTCTCATTATTCTAATGTATGTTTTTCTCACTGTCTTGAAACTTCTTACTTCCTTAATGCCTGCTGCCTGCTCTGTTTTTTAGGTGAGGAATGGAAATCCTGCTCAAAGACAAAAATACTTGCCCaaggttatttttttccatccttTTCCACTCCAGCATCCCTTGGTCTCCTCGCTTTAATAACCAATTCATTCTTCTGCTAACGGTTTCTCAGAAATATgccttatattttataaatgatcATCATGCTACAATCGTAAAGATCACACTAaagttttcttattaatttatgtGCAAAATGAAGTTGATGATATCAAATTTCTATGTCCTTCTTTCAACAAGGTAGGGATATGAACCCGGACCATCTATTTCCTAtcttaaattgataaatatgaTTTTCGCAATTATGGGATTCCCCCATGTACTTTCTTTACTGACTGATATTCTCTTCTTATGAAGCTTATTAGTGGAGAGCATGTAGGAGCACTTGCAATGAGTGAACCCAATGGTAATCCATATGTTTGCACAGCTTATGTTTTGCCGGGATTGCTAGCTATTCTTTTAGGTGATTTTTAGTCTGGCTCATTACTGTCTTCTTTCAGCTGGCTCTGATGTTGTTAGCATGAAATGCAAAGCTGATCGTGTAGATGGAGGCTATATCATAAATGGAAACAAGATGTGGTGCACCAATGGGCCAGTTGCTCAGACATTGGTAACTTCTCAGTATTGCCCCCCAACTCCCTTTATCTCCCTTCTTATGAAATGCATGTCTATAATGCACAATTTTATGAATTGATAAACGTATGAGTTGCTTGGGAAACTAGACTTGCACATGAACTCAATGATGGATCCAAATTGCTAATCCTTTTTTGTTCTTccattttgtattgtttattatttatattctcaAGAACATGAGTGGAGTAATATCTTTTATAACGCTGTTGAAGAGCTTTAAATAATAAGCCAATGCATGTGAATGCATAGAACATTGGAGATGAAACAAACTgataaaaacaaactattttaTATGATCCTGTTGCAATAGATAACCGATTTCAGTTGGGAATTCTTGTGTAGCATGTTCGAAAGTATAATTGGTTGTGTATGAGTTGTCCCCCTTTCCTTTTCTGATCCATTGAAAAGACAATTCCTACTCTACTGCTATGCCTGATATCcctatcaattttctttttttggaagacattAATGTTTGGTTGTAAAGCTAGCACGTGATGGTTACCTCATGCAACTATTAGTGTGATGTTGACTAATTGTATCATATTCTGTTCTATGAAGTCATCTTTTGTTTGTTGAAAGTAATGCCTAGAATTGGGACAGGTTGTTTATGCAAAAACCAATGTCACAGCTGGATCAAAAGGAATCACGGCATTTATCATTGAGAAGGGAATGCCTGGGTACTTGAACCatcattttctattaaaatgGAAAGCCACTTGTTCTTTGGACTTATTTGTTAGACACTTCCCTCTGAATGAGCTGGGCACCGCCTttcatttgattaaaattttccTAAGCACTATTTGCACCTGAATGTAAATGGGTAATAATTACATCAGTTTTGCGTAGAAATTTGAAAGcagaaatgatttttcaaagaaaaagaactgTTCAAATGAGAAGATTTATTTCTGAGACTAttcaaaaaaatccttaaatgtTTTAGAAAGGATAAATATGGGATTTTTTGTCATGGTAAAACGTAAAAACACTGACAAATGAAAAGCAGAATTTGAATCCTTGACTTATTGAAGGTCTTTTTCTGGTGACTGCAGATTTAGCACTGCCCAGAAATTAGACAAGCTTGGGATGAGAGGAAGTGATACGTATGTTAAGAATGCTCTTAATggtgttttctattttctagtACATCAACCTTCATCTTTCCCTCCTTCCTACTAATATGGTTGATGCCTTGATGGTCTGAGCAGATGTGAGCTTGTGTTTGAGAATTGCTTTGTACCAGAAGAAAATGTTCTCGGGCAGGAAGGGAAAGGTTTATTCATACTATTTTCTTGTGTTTCTTTCTAGGAAGACCTTTGTAAGATGTTCGATGTCTAATTACATTGATTGCTTGTCACTGTAATTAGACAAGGTTCTTTCATGCTATTTTCTTGTGTTTCTTTCGAGGAAGATCTTTGTCAGATGTTTGATGTCTAATTACAGTGATTGCTTGTCACTACAAACAAAGTGTATGTGTGTCTAGGGATCATGACACAAGCAACTCAGCCAGACTATCTGTAACAGATAAATGTGACTGGAGATAAAACTAGGTTTTAAATACCTCCAAGGATTCAGCCTCTCACAGGAAACATTCTTAAATGACTATGTATTAGTTTGTTAGTGATCATGATCGTAAGGAAGGATGCACAGATAGTCAGAGATTTATGTGTGTAGAACCAACCAATTTTGTACTTGTTCAAATTGTTTGGGAGAAATCACatttatcataataaatttgCATCACATAGATTGCTTTCATCTCCTCTTTACTTTTTTCTCTAAACATCAAAAGTTGTCCTTTTCTTTCAGGTGTGTATGTCATGATGTCAGGACTGGATCTGGAGAGGCTTGTGTTGGCTGCTGGGCCACTTGGCATCATGCAGGCATGTCTTGACGTTGTTCTTCCTTACATTCGACAAAGAGAACAGTTTGGCCATCCAATTGGAGAGTTTCAGTTTATTCAGGTATAACTATTGGTGACCCAAACTTTCTAATGCAGTCTAGCTGGTGTTTGTATTGGGTCTTAATCTGTAACTAATAGTGTGCTCCTGTGTTGTGGGAGTTTCACCAGTTTTCCTCTTTATGTTTTACCATGACCTGTTGTTATGAACTGTAATTTGATAGACTTGACATCACATGGgatggttttgtttttcctttttttttttttttggtttctttagCAAGTTATATTGTCATGAATGGTGTTTCAACGCCCTTTATTAAGATTTGTTATTGCAAGTTCTAGTAACTTAAAGCAAACCTGTCTTCCTTGAAAACCCCtcatgtgaaaaaaatcatgcgtgcaaatttttcttgttcttgtatATTCACTTTTCATCCTGTTGGGTGTGGAAggataaaaatattgagaaaatggTTAGATTTCAAACCAGTGCTCCTTTACAAAATTgagaaatatgtttttatagttGGAAAATAAACATATCTTGGTATAGTTTTacatttgatttttccttttacaTAGGCGACAAtcctaaaaagataaaaaagaccaagaaaaattatgaataataatggaaaggataaaaaaattgtgaCCCCTTAAATTTAATTCAGGAGCTGAAATAAACCAATTGCTAGTccaaaatatcattttactttTAAGAGAAGATTTAAGAAACAATTTAAGAGactgaataatgagaaatataaAGAATTATGATTTTACACTCAGCAATTTCAAATGCgtgaaaaaatatatcaagctTTTACTTCATCCCTTCGCACATGTGGCTAGTACACGTCATCACCATGATGCACTTTCAGCTGTTGCATCAGGTTTACTCACACATAAGAGATAGATAGATATTGATTTTGATTGATCTTCATTTGCAGGGGAAGATTGCTGACATGTATACTTCCTTACAATCTTCAAGGTATGTATCCTAATAATATATTGTACTGTACTTTTCTAAATTCTGATGTTTGTATGGTAGCGACTAACAATTCTGAACATTTCAGGTCCTATGTTTATTCTGTCGCAAGGGATTGTGACAGTGGTAGAATTGACCCTAAGGTGATGATCTCATTCACATAGCTAGATGTTGATGTTTcatctgttttttgtttgtctACTTTGTATATTGAAACCCCATGACTTGAACTCTGATtgacatttttttcttgtggatGTAGAGGTCCATAAGAATGTGGTTTGCATCATGAGAGCTCTTTGTTTTACTCATAAAATTCAGTACTGTTGCTAGTTGTCTCAGCACATTATAGATATTATGAATACCTGCCACGATACACTTGTTGCAATATTTTTGTCATAGTTTCTGTTGATGGGATATACTGGGAATGATTATTGTGGTATATACCCGGTAAGGATGGCTACTTGACTGGAAAGATAAGGGGTTGTTCAGAAATGTAGCACTCCATTTTTCctggaaaaacagaaaaaatgaaCTTTGTGTCCAAgtgcatatttttataaaatggaAAGCAGAAaatctcttctttgtttttcatgataAAGCATTGAATTAGAAAACATGTTGGGCATGTTTTCCAAAATTTTCTCCCTTTCAAAGCTTAACTAAAAAGGCACTTCTCCAAACTCTTATaactaaatgatattttttggaCAAAGGTGTCCTCATCACTTTTGGGTTATGTCAATTAAATCCTATATATAATCTAAACTTTCCTCAATTTGTAAACTAAGCAGCTGCACCACCACCCTTtgtaacttcttcttcttcagctcTGTCCCCCTCCTCCCCGATCTCTTTCATTCACTATCTATTCATGG
Coding sequences within it:
- the LOC118034743 gene encoding isovaleryl-CoA dehydrogenase, mitochondrial — translated: MQRVFGAAARRSLSLLNTNKKKLPQPPPPSASSFSTASTSFLFDDTQLQFKESVSQFAQENIAPHASTIDQSNYFPKEVNLWKLMGDFNLHGITAPEEYGGLGLGYLYHCVAMEEISRASGSVGLSYGAHSNLCINQLVRNGNPAQRQKYLPKLISGEHVGALAMSEPNAGSDVVSMKCKADRVDGGYIINGNKMWCTNGPVAQTLVVYAKTNVTAGSKGITAFIIEKGMPGFSTAQKLDKLGMRGSDTCELVFENCFVPEENVLGQEGKGVYVMMSGLDLERLVLAAGPLGIMQACLDVVLPYIRQREQFGHPIGEFQFIQGKIADMYTSLQSSRSYVYSVARDCDSGRIDPKDCAGVILCAAERATQVALQAIQCLGGNGYVNEYSTGRLLRDAKLYEIGAGTSEIRRMIIGRELFKQ